TGCAGGTCGATCCGGTCCAGCAGCGGCCCCGACAGCTTGTTGCGGTAGCGCTGCACCATGTCCGGCGTGCACGAGCAACGGCCGGTGGGCTCGCCAAGGTATCCACAGGGGCACGGGTTCATCGCCGCCACCAGCTGAAAGCGCGCCGGAAAGCGCACCCGTTCCTTGGCCCTGGCAATCACGATGTGGCCCGACTCCAGCGGCTCGCGCAGCACCTCCAGCACCTTGCGGTCGAACTCCGGCAGCTCGTCGAGGAACAGCACGCCGTGGTGGGCGAGGGTGATTTCCCCGGGCTGCGGTTTCGAGCTGCCGCCGACCAGGGCCGGCCCGGACGCCGAGTGGTGCGGCTGGCGGAAGGGGCGCTGCGGCCAATGGGTCAGCGGCGCGCCGTTGGCGACCGACTGAATGGCCGCGACCTCCAGCGCTTCGCTCTCGGCCAGCGGCGGCAGCAGCCCCGGCAAGCGGCTGGCCAAAAGCGTCTTGCCGGTGCCCGGCGGTCCGCTGAACAACAGGTTGTGGGCGCCTGCCGCAGCGATCAGCAAGGCGCGTTTGGCGGCCGCCTGGCCCTGCACCTCGTTGAGGTCGGGATAGGGTTTGGCGGCGTGGATCAGACCGTCCGACACGTACGGCTCGACCGGTGTATGCCCGTTGAAGTGCGCCACCGCCTGCAACAGGTGATCCACCGCGATCACCTTCAGCCCCGACGCCAGGCACGCCTCCTCGGCGTTGGCCCGCGGCACCACCAGCGAGCGTCCGGCCCTGCGCGCCGCCAGCGCCGCCGGCAGCACCCCGCGCACCGGGCGCACGGCGCCGGACAGCGCCAGTTCGCCCAGGCATTCCACGTCGTCCAGGGTCAGGGTCGGCACCTGCACGCTGGCCGAGAGGATACCCAAGGCGATGGCCAGGTCGAACCGCCCGCCGTCCTTGGGCAAGTCCGCCGGGGCCAGGTTCAGGGTGATCCGCCGCGCCGGAAACTGCAGCCCGGAATTGATGATCGCGCTGCGCACCCGGTCCTTGCTCTCCTTCACCGCCGTCTCGGGCAGGCCGACCATGGTCAGCGACGGCAGGCCGTTGGCCAGGTGGACTTCGACGGTGACGGCGGGGGCCTCCACGCCGATCTGGGCGCGGCTGTGGACGATGGCGAGGGACATGGGCGTTCCTTGAAATGGGCGGGGCCGCTTCCTGCGGTGTCTCAAGGGTAGACGGGGGAAACGGATCCGGCGGCGGGCGCGGGGCGGCAAACCTTCACCGGATGTTGCGGCAGGCGCTCCCGGACGCCTGCCGCTTCAGCCCGAAGTGCGCGCAGGACGCGCCGGCACAGCATTGCGGATGCGCTGCCCGTAAAGGCCGACGACGAGGCCGAGGACGATCAGGATCACCGTCAGCACCTTGTTCAGCGGCACGCTTTCGTTGAACGCCACGACCGAGCCGAGCATGCCGAAGATCGGCACCAGCAGCGACAGCGGCGCCACCGTGGACACCGGATAGGTCTTGAGCAGCGAGTTCCAGATCCAATAGGCGAACAGCGTGTTGGGGTAGACCTGGAACAGGATCGACAGTACGGCGGTGGTGTCGACCTGCTGGACGAACGCGCTGTAGCCGGCGCTGCCGTTGACGGCGTAGTCGAGGGCGAACAGCGGGATCGGCGCGAAGGCGCTGGACCACACCAGGAAACCGAACACGTCCCGGGTGTTGGCTTTCTTGTTGATGAGGTTGGCGACGCTCCACGACGCCGCGCCCGCCAGCACCAGCACGACGCCCGTCAGGCTGACCGAGCCGTCACTGATCCTGATGATGCACAGCAGCCCGGCGAGCGCGATCAGCATGCCCAGCACCTGGAAGCGGGTCAGGGCTTCGCGGAATACCCAGCCGCCCAGCAGGAGGGTGAAGAACGCGCTGAACTGCAGCACCAGCGAGGCGATGCCCGCCGAGAGCCCGGCCTTGATGCCCAGGTTGACCACGCCCCACAAGCCGATGCCGAACACCAGCCCGTAGCCGATGAGGTAGCGCCAGGGCACGGCGGGCCTGCGGATGAAGAAGATCGCCGGCAGCGCGCAGAGACTGAAGCGGATGCCCGCCAATATGAACGGGTCGACGGTGGCCAGTCCCAGTTTGATCACCGAGAAGTTGATGCCCCAGATGGCCGTGATCAGTACGGCCAACGCTACGTGCAGTGGTTTCATGGTCGGTTCGCTTTCAGGAGGAGGGGGTTCATCGCGCTGCGGACTCAAGGTTCAGGCATGCCCAGTACAGCAGCGCGACGCCGCTGATGGCGGCGCCGAGCAAGCACACGCTCATCCAGCCGCCGTGGGCGTAGGTGTAGGTGGCCGCGGCGGCGCCCAGGCCGCTGCCGACCGAGTAGAAGCACATGTAGGCACCCGCCAGGCGGCTTTGCGCGTCGGGCCGGGCGGCGAAGATCAGGCTCTGGTTGGTCACGTGCACCGCCTGCACGGCGAAGTCCAGCAGCACCACGCCGATGACCATGGCCAGCAGGGAGCTTTCGACGAAAGCGCTGGGCAGCCAGGACAAGGTCAGCAGCGCCAGGGCGATACCGGTGGTGCGGTTGCCCAGGCCCCGGTCGGCCAGTTGCCCCGCCTTGGCGGCGGCCAGGGCGCCGGCGACACCGGCCAGGCCGAACAGGCCGATCTGGGTGTGCGACAGCGACAGCGGCGGTGCGCTCAGCGGCAGCACCATCGAGGTCCACAGCACGCTGAAGGCGGCGAAGATGAGCAGGGCGAAGGTGCCCCTGACGCGCAGCGTGCGTTCGCTCAGGTACAGCCGCAAGACCGAGCGCAGCAACTGCCGGTAGCTGCCGGCGGCCGACGGCGTGGCGGACGCCGGCAGGGTGCGCTGCAGCACCAGCGCCATGCCGGCCATCAGGGCGGCCGAGACGAAATACACACCGCGCCAACCCGCCAGGTCCGCCACGGCGCCGGAGACGAAACGGGCCAGCAGAATGCCCAGCACCACGCCGCTGGTGACGGTGCCGATGGCCTGGCCACGCTGTTCCGGGCTGGCCAGGGCGGCGGCGTAGGCGACCACCACCTGCACCACCACGGCCATCAGGCCCACCAGCACCATCGCGCCGAGCAGCGTGAGCCAGTCCTGCGACAGGCCGACCGCGCACAGGGCGACGGCGGACATCAGCAACTGCGTCAGGATGAGTCGCTTGCGGTTCAGCAGATCGCCCAGCGGCACGATGAACAGCAGCCCCACCGCGTAACCGGCCTGGGTGGCGGTCACCACGACGCCGATGGCGCCGGGCGCGACCGCTAGGCTCGCGGCCATGGACTCCAGCAGCGGCTGGGCGAAATACACGTTGGCCACCGCCATGGCGCAGGTGATGGCGAACAGCAGCGTCCGGTAGCGGCCGGGCGTCGGCGCCGGGCGTTCCCGACAGGCCGGGGCAGCGGCCTCGAGATCCGTTGTCGAGGGCGTTTGAGGATCCGGCATCGCGACATCCATCCTTGAGCTGATGTGGTTTCGAAACAAAACCGATGCGTGGATTTTTACCCAATCAGGTTTTAATATGCAACCAGTTGTGTGAAGCACGTTCCTCTGACGCCAGCGGCGTCTTTTGTCCCTTTGTCGATTGAATCCGGAGACCCATGGCCAGACAGCAGCAACTGGCGCAAAGCGAATGCCCCGTGGCCCGCACGCTCGAAGCCATCGGCGACCGGTGGGCGCTGATGATCATCCGCGACGCCTTCGACGATGTCCGCCGGTTCACGGAATTCCAGAAACGCCTGGGCCTGGCCCGCAACATCCTCACGGTCAAGCTCAAGATGCTGGTCGAGTTGGGCGTGTTCGAGGTGCGGCCGGCGTCCGACGGCAGTGCCTACAAGGAATACGTGCTGACCGAGATGGGGCGCTCCGTGTTTCCCATCGTGGTCAGCCTGCGCCAGTGGGGGGAGCGCTTCCTCTTCAAGGAAGGCGAGTGCCATTCGGTGCTGCTGGACGACGAACTGTCGGAGCCGATCGAGACCATTGCGGTCCGCTCAAGGTCGGGCAAGGTGCTGTCCCCGGCCGATTGCCACCGGCGGGTGGTCAAGCGCGGCGCCTGAGGCGCGGGACGCCTTCACCGGATACGCGAACCCCACACCGCAAGGCGTGGGGTTTTTCATGGGCTGCCGAACCGCAGCCCGGCAGGCTGCGGCCTCACTCGGCCGGCGGGTTCAGCTTGGCCTCAAGCTCCGCGACTTTCGCCTCGAGACTTTCGAGGCGGGCGCGGGTGCGGGCCAGCACCACCATCTGACTGTCGAACTCTTCGCGGCTCACCAGGTCCAGTTTGCTGAAGGCGCTCTGCATCAGCATCTTGAACTGGCTTTCGATTTCGGCTTTGGGCAAGGGCGTGTCGCCGCTGAACAGACGGGAGGCGGTGCCGCTCAGGGCGTCGAGGAAGTCTTTGGGCGCGAGCATGGGAAATGTCCTGGAAACAATGGCCGGCAGTGTATCACGCAGTGTCTATAGTCATTGGCGCCGGCAGGGATGCACGCTTTTCGCGCAGGCCGCCGGACGGCGGCGCACCGTTGTTGTGCGTATCCCGGGTGCCATTTTAGTGATGGCCACTGCCGACGCGGCCAAGGGATTGAAATCAGTGGGTTTTGGCAAGGTGGCAAGCTTTCTGCTTAGTCGGTGGTGACCCATGCACTGATGCAGTCGCTGTGATGAATGCAGTGCGGCAGGCGGAGCGGGGAGTTTCGTCTGATGCGGTTAGCTGGCGTCGGTCGGGCCGGCAGGGCCGACGATGCGTTACAAAGCCAGGCACTGCGCTTAGACTTGAGTCGGGTTTGTTTTCCTGGGGCAAGTCCACCAATTCGGGAGAGAGTTTCATGAAGCTAGTCACTGCCATCATCAAGCCGTTCAAGCTGGACGACGTGCGCGAGTCGCTGTCCGAAATCGGCGTGCAGGGCATTACCGTCACTGAAGTCAAAGGCTTCGGCCGGCAGAAGGGTCACACCGAGCTGTACCGCGGCGCGGAATACGTGGTCGATTTCCTGCCCAAGGTGAAGATCGACGTCGCCATCGACGACAAGGACCTTGATCGGGTCATCGAGGCGATCACCAAGGCCGCCAACACCGGCAAGATCGGTGACGGCAAGATCTTCGTGGTCAATCTGGAACAGGCGATCCGCATCCGTACCGGCGAAACCGATACCGACGCCATCTAAGCCGCCACAAACCCAACGCCCCAGGAGAAAACAAAATGACTCTGCGTAAATTCGCAGGGCTAGGAGCCCTGTTGCCTATCGTAATGCCCGGCCTGGCCATGGCGGCAGACGAAGCGGCGGCCCCGGTCCTCAATTCCGGCGACACGGCCTGGATGCTCACCTCCACGGCCCTCGTGCTGTTCATGACCATCCCCGGCCTCGCGCTGTTCTACGGCGGCATGGTCCGTTCGAAAAACATCCTTTCCGTGATGATGCAGTGCTTCGCCATCACCGGCCTGATCAGCGTCCTGTGGGTCATCTACGGCTACAGCATCGCGTTCGACACCACCGGCATGGAGCAGGGCGTCGTCAACTTCAACTCCTTCGTCGGCGGCTTCGGCAAGGCGTTCCTCGCCGGCATCACCCCGGCCAGCCTGACCGGCCCGGCGGCGCTGTTCCCCGAGGCGGTGTTCGTCACCTTCCAGATGACCTTCGCGATCATCACCCCGGCGCTGATCGTCGGTGCGTTCGCCGAGCGGATGAAGTTCTCCGCCATGCTGGTGTTCATGGGCATCTGGTTCACCGTCGTCTATGCGCCGATCGCGCACATGGTCTGGTCCGGCAACGGCGGCCTGATGTGGGACTGGGGCGTGCTCGACTTCGCCGGCGGCACCGTGGTGCACATCAACGCCGGTGTGGCCGGCCTGATCGCCTGCCTGGTGCTGGGCAAGCGCAAAGGCTTCCCGACCACCCCGATGGCGCCGCACAACCTGGGTTACACCCTGATGGGCGCGGCGATGCTGTGGATCGGCTGGTTCGGCTTCAACGCCGGCTCCGCCGCCGCCGCCAACGGCACCGCCGGCATGGCGATGCTGGTCACCCAGATCGCCACCGCCGCCGCGGCGCTGGGCTGGATGTTCGCCGAGTGGATCACCCACGGCAAACCGAGCGCACTGGGCATCGCCTCGGGCGTGGTGGCCGGCCTGGTGGCGATCACGCCGGCCGCCGGCACCGTCGGCCCGATGGGCGCGCTGGTGATCGGCCTGGCGGCGGGCGTGGTCTGCTACTTCTGCGCCACCAGCCTGAAGCGCAAGCTCGGTTATGACGACTCCCTGGACGCCTTCGGCGTGCACGGCATCGGCGGCATCCTCGGCGCGATCCTCACGGGCGTGTTCGCCGCGCCGTCGCTGGGCGGTTTCGGCACCGTCACCGACATCGCGGCGCAGGTCTGGATCCAGTGCAAGGGCGTCGGGTTCACGGTGATCTACACCGCGGTCGCCACCTTCGTCATCCTCAAGGTGCTGGACGCCGTGATGGGTCTGCGCGTGACCGACGAGGAAGAGTCGGTGGGCCTGGATCTGGCTCAGCACAACGAGCGCGGCTACAACCTGTAAGCCGGCGCCATGAAAAAACTGCCCGGTTCGCCGGGCATTTTTTTGTCCGGAATTTGTCATCTGCGATACCGCCGGAAGGTTTTCGCACATGGCTTCGGCGCTGTCGCAGGCGGGGGTGTTTATGCGGCCAATGGCTTACACCGCTGAAGGAATATTAGGGCCTTTGTTTTTTTCCAGAGCGCGCTAGAATGCGCCCCGAACGTGCGGAGAACTGTATGTGGCAACAGACTCTGATAACCCTGCGGGCACGGCCCCGGGGCTTTCATCTGGTGACGGACGAGTTGCTGGCCGGCCTGCCCGGACTCAAGGCATGCAAGGTCGGTCTGTTGCATCTGTGGCTGCAGCACACCTCGGCGTCGTTGACTGTCAACGAGAACGCCGATCCGGCGGTACGTCGCGACTTCGAACGGTTTTTCAATCGTCTGGCCCCACAAGGAACGGACGGCTATGAGCACAACGACGAAGGCCTGGACGACCTCCCGGCGCACTTCAAGGCCAGCGTGCTGGGCTGTCAGTTGAGCCTGCCGGTTTCGGCGGGAAAGCTGGCGCTGGGCACCTGGCAAGGCGTTTACCTGGGGGAGCACCGCGATCATGGCGGTGCCCGCAAAGTCCTCGCCACCCTGCACGGTGAAGGGGCATGAGCCGCTGGTCAGCAGCGGCGGATGATTTTTTCCGGCGACTTTCGACAGTTGCCTAAGCTGGTCTATAACTAATCTGCTTTTCGCAAGTCATGAGGTAGAACATGAGCGACGATGATCTGGAAAACGACGACCTCGAAGTAGGCGACGAAGACGATACCGAAGAAGGTCTGGAAGCGGCGGCCGACGATGTCGCCGAGGACAGCGATGACGGCGGCGATGCACCTGCCCCGGCCGCTAAAGGCAAGGCCAAGGCTGCGGTCTCGGTCGACGAGCTGCCGAGCATGGAAGCCAAGAACAAGGAACGCGATGCCCTGGCCAAGGCCATGGAAGAATTCCTTGCCCGTGGCGGCAAAGTGGTGGAGGTGGAGGCCAATGTGGTCGCCGACCCGCCCAAGAAGCCCGACAACAAGTACGGCAGCCGCCCTATCTGAGGCGCGTCGCCCGCTTGCCGAAAAAGCCCGCCGTCGCTGCGGGCTTTTTCATGGGCGGCTGAAAGGGCTGGCTCCTACGCGGGCATGGCGTCAGCGGGAGAGGGCATTCCAGCGCGCGAGCACGGCCGGCAAGTCGGTCAGGCTGCGGATCTCGGCGTCCGGCAGGCGCTCCGCTTCCCAGGCCTTGCCCGCCGGGTTGAACCAGATCGCCCGCAGCCCGGCCTGCTGCGCCCCGGCGATGTCGTCCCCCGGATGGTCGCCGATGTGCACCGCCGCCTCGGCGCTCGCGCCGCCCCGCTGCAAGGCCTCGTGGAACAGCCGGGCGTCCGGTTTGGCGATGCCGATGTCTTCGGCGCACAGGGCGAACTTGAAGTAGTCGGCCAGCCCCAGCCGGCGCACGTCGGCGTTGCCGTTGGTGACCACGCCCAGGGCATAGTGGTTGGCGAGGATCTCCAGCACCGGCTCGACCTCGGGGAACACCTCGATCTGGTGCCGTGCGTGCAGGAACACCTCGAAGCTCCTGTCCGCCAGGTCCGAGGCCTCGCCATGGGCGTAGCCGGCCTCTTCCAGCGCGTGGAACAGCACCCGCCGGCGCAGCGCGCTGATGCGGTGCTTGAGCCCGGGCTCGCCGGCCAGCACCCGTTCGCGGATGGCCCACAGGTGCTCCACCGGCACCGCGCCCAGGTTCGGCGCATGTTCGCCCAGCCATTGGCGCAGCACCGCTTCGGCGCTGAGGATCACCGGCGCGGTGTCCCACAGGGTGTCGTCGAGGTCGAACGTGATCAACTGGATGCTCATGAATCCTCGCCTTTGGTGCGTTTGGCCCGTGGATGGGCGCTGTCGTAGACCGCCGCCAGGTGCTGGAAGTCCAGGTGGGTATAGATCTGGGTGGTCTTGATGTCCGAGTGGCCGAGCAGTTCCTGCACGGCGCGCAGGTCCTGCGAAGACTCCAGCAGGTGGCTGGCGAAGGAATGCCGCAGCATGTGCGGATGCAGGTTCTGCCCCAGTTCCCGTTCGCCGGCGAGCTTGACCCGCACCTGGATCGCCCGGGGGCCGAGGCGCCGGCCCTGCTGGCTGACGAACACGGCGTCGTCCGCCGGATTGGCCAGGGCGCGCAGCGGCAACCAATGCTCCAGCGCTTCGCGGGCCTTGGCGCCCACCGGCAGCAGGCGGGTCTTGCTGCCCTTGCCGAGCACCTGGACCATGCCGTCGGCGAGGTCGAGCTGGTCGAGGTTCAGGCCCGTCAGCTCCGACAGGCGCAGACCGGAGGAATAGAACAGTTCCAGGATCGCCTGGTCCCGGCGCGCCATGAAGTCGTCCTCCACCGCGCCTTCGAGCAGTTGCAGCGCCCGGTCGGTGTCGAGGGTCTTGGGCAGGCGGCGCTCGCCCTTGGGGGGCGTCAGGCCGGTGGCCGGGTCGTGGTCGCAGAGGCCTTCACGGTTGAGGAAGTGATAGAGCCCGCGCACCGCCGAGAGCAGGCGGGCGAGGCTGCGCGAGGACTGTCCTTGGGCGTGGAGGCGGGCGATCAGGCTGCGCAGGCGCTGGATGTCCAGCGCCTGCCAACTGCCGATGTTCTGCCTGGCGCACCAGCCGAGCACCTTGTCGAGGTCGCGGCGGTAGGCCGACAGGGTATGCGGCGACACCTGCCGCTCACTGCGCAGGTGTTCGCAGTAAGCGTCCAGTTGCCGTTCCATGTTCAGCGCACCTTGCGCAGGGAACTGTTGACCCGTGGCAGCACGCGGCCCATGACTTCGGCGATGTAGCTCAAGAACAGCGTGCCCACCGAACTCTTGTAGTGCTGCGGATCGCGGCTGGCGATGGCGAGGATGCCGTGGATGCCCTGGTGGCTGACGGCGACCACGGCGGTGGAGCCGATCTGCTTGCGCTGCTCTTCGCCGAACAGGAAGTCCAGCTCATGCTCGCGCAGGCTGCCGCTGACGCTCTTGCCTTCGGTGAGCAGGCCGCCGATGGCGGTCTGCGCGTCGGCGTGGGTCACCCAGCGGCCCACCGGGGCCGGGTTGTCGCCGAGCAGGATCAGGCTCACGAACGGCACCTGGAAATCCTGGCGCAGGCTGTCCTCGACGCTGATCACCACGTCCTCGAGGGTCGCGGCGTCCATCAGCGCGAGGATCAGGCGCCGGGTCTTCTCGAACAGCCGGTCGTTGTCCCGGGCGACGTCCATCAGGTGCGAGAGGCGATGGCGCATCTCGATGTTGCGCTCGCGCAGGATCGCCATCTGGCGCTCGACCAGCGACACGGTGTCGCCACGCCGGTGGGGGATGCGCAGGGACGGCAGCAGTTCCTCGTGTTCGGCGAAGAAGTCCGGATGGGCCTCCAGGTAGGCGGCGACGGCGGCCGCCTCCATGTATTCGGCGGCGGATCCGGCGGACGGTCTGGCGGGGGCTTGAGGCTTGTCGGTCATGGCTTCTGCTCGCTCAAAGACGCACTTGTCCTTCGTATACACGCACTGCCGGACCGGTCATCAGCACCGGTTGGCCGGGGCCTGCCCATTCGATGGACAGGCGCCCGCCCGGCAGGTCGATCGACAGCGGCGAATCCATCCACCCCTGGCTGATCGCGGCCACGGCAGCGGCGCAGGCGCCGGTGCCGCAGGCCTGGGTTTCCCCGGCGCCGCGCTCCCAGACGCGCAACTGCGCGCGGTGGCGGTCGATGACCTGGAGGAAGCCGACGTTGACCCGCGCCGGAAAGCGCGGGTGGTGTTCGATCTTCGGCCCCAGCTCATGCACCGGTGCGCTGTGGATGTCATCCACGCGCAGCACGGCATGCGGGTTGCCCATCGACACGGCGGCGATGTCGACGGTGACGCCGTCGACCTGCAGCGGATAGCTTTGGGCCTGGGCCGGCGCATCGAACGGAATGTCGGCCGGCACCAGGCGCGGGGCGCCCATGTTCACGCCGATCTGGCCGTCGTTGCGCACGTCCAGCTCGATGATGCCGCCCTTGGTCTCGACGCGGATCCGACGCTTGGCGGTCAGGCGCTTGTCGAGCACGAAGCGGGCGAAGCAGCGGGCGCCGTTGCCGCACTGTTCCACTTCCGAGCCGTCGGAGTTGAAGATCCGGTAACGGAAGTCCACGTCCGGGTTGCTGGGCGCCTCGACGATCAGCAGTTGATCGAAACCGATGCCGGTGTGGCGGTCGCCCCACTGTTTGGCGTGTTTGGGCTGAATGTGCGCGTGCTGGCTGACCAGGTCGAGGACCATGAAGTCGTTGCCCAGGCCGTGCATCTTGGTAAAACGCAGCAGCATGGGGTCACTCCGGCAGCAGGCTTTCGCCGGCATACAGCTCGGCCACGGTTTCGCGGCGGCGCACTTCGAAAACTGAATCACCGTCCACCAGCACCTCGGCGGCGCGGCCGCGGGTGTTGTAGTTGGAGCTCATCACGAAGCCATAGGCACCGGCCGAATGCACGGCCAGCAGGTCACCCTCTTCGAGGGCCAGTTCGCGTTCCTTGGCCAGGAAGTCGCCGGTCTCGCAGATCGGCCCGACCACGTCGTAGGTCCGCGCCGCGGTGTCGCGCGGGCGCACGGCGGCGATGTCCATCCAGGCCTCGTACAGGGCCGGGCGGATCAGGTCGTTCATGGCCGCGTCGACGATGGCGAAGTCTTTGTGCCCGGTGTGCTTGAGGTACTCGACACGGGTCAGCAGGACGCCGGCGTTGGCGACGATGTAGCGGCCCGGCTCGAACATCAGCGCCAGGTCGCGGCCGGCGAGGCGTTCGCGCACGGCCTTGACGTAGTCGCCGGCCAGCGGCGGCTCTTCGTCGCGGTAGCGCACGCCGAGGCCGCCGCCCAGGTCGATGTGGTGCAGGTGGATGCCGCAGTCGCCGAGGCGGTCGACCAGGTCCAGCACGCGGTCGAGGGCGTCGAGGAACGGCGCCAGGGTGGTCAGCTGCGAGCCGATGTGGCAATCGACGCCGATCACGTCCAGGTTCGGCAGGTGCGCGGCGCGCACGTACACGTCTTCGGCATCGGCGATGGCGATGCCGAACTTGTTCTCTTTGAGGCCGGTGGAGATGTACGGGTGGGTGCCGGCATCGACGTCCGGGTTCACGCGCAGCGAGACCGGCGCGCGGACGCCCAGCTCGGCGGCCACGGCCTGGAGGCGCTCCAGCTCGTCGGTGGACTCGATGTTGAAGCAGTGCACGCCGACTTCCAGGGCGCGGCGCATGTCGTCGCGGGTCTTGCCGACGCCGGAGAACACGATCTTGTCGGCGCTGCCGCCGGCGGCCAGCACGCGTTCCAGCTCACCGCGGGAGACGATGTCGAAACCGGCGCCGAGACGGGCCAGGACGTTCAGCACACCGAGGTTGGAGTTGGCCTTGACCGCGAAGCAGACCAGGTGCGGCATGCCGGCCAGCGCATCGGCGTAGGCCCGGTACCGGGCCTCGATGTGGGCGCGGGAGTAGACGTAGGTCGGCGTGCCGAAGCGGTCGGCGACGGCGGACAGCGCCACACCTTCCGCGAACAGCTCCCCGCCACGGTAGTTGAAAGCGTCCATGGCGATCCCTTAGTAGACGTCGTGCTTGTGTGCCTTGGAAGCAGGCTGGTGCTGCGACGACTTGGCTTGCTCGGTCGGATCCTGATCTTCGTCTGGCAGGTACAGCGGGCCTTTTTGACCGCAGGCCGAGACGAGGCAGGCAACCGCGACGAGCGCCGCGAGGGAAGAGATCAGGCGCTTCATGGCGAAATCCTTGAAAATGCGTTAATTGCGCCGGAGTATACCGGCGACCCGGCGGATTGCCTATGCGACGGGGTTCCCGTCCGGCGGGGCCTGTTCCGGCGGCGCAAGCGACTCCTGCGGCGCACCGGCTGACGCCTTCGTCGGATCGCCGCCCGGGGCAAGCCCGCTCCCGCAGGGGCGGGGGCGAGTGCAGAGTCTGTGGCCGCCGCAAACATTGTGGGAGCGGGCTTGCCCGCGAAGGGGCCGGCGCATCCGACAGGGCGGCGCCCGGTCGTTATTCTTTGCAATCGGGCGCCGTCGCTCGTATCTTGCGGCCCTTGAGCCTGATCCGTCATTTCCCGAGGTTGCCGCAATGAGTCTGTCCGAAGCCCGTTTCCACGATCTGGTCGATGCCACCCAGCAGGCGCTGGAGGACATCTTCGACGACAGCGGCCTGGACCTGGACATGGAGAACTCGGCCGGTGTGCTGACCGTCAAGTTCGACAACGGCAGCCAGCTGATCTTCAGCCGCCAGGAGCCGCTGCGTCAGTTGTGGCTGGCCGACCGCTCCGGCGGTTTCCACTTCGACTACGACGAGCAGGCCGGCAAGTGGGTGTGCGAGAAGACCGAAGAGCTGCTGGGCGAAATGCTCGAACGCATCGTCTGGGAGCGTGCCGGCGAGAAGCTCGACTTCGACGAGATCTGAGATGAGCACCGAGATCCGGCCCGCCAAGCCGCTCTACAGCAACGTCAGCCCGGCGGTGCCTTCGCCGTGCAGCGGCGTCTGCCGGCTGGATGAGCAGAAGGTCTGCCTGGGCTGCTTCCGCCATGTCGAAGACATCCGCGAATGGCGCTCGGCGGACGACGAGCGCCGCCGGGCGATCTGCGCACAGGCGGTGGCCCGCAAGGCCCGGGCCTGACCGGCGGCCTTGGGTGGCTTGTATATTTTTTGAGCTGTGATAGTGTCCGGACACGCCTCAACCCATCGAGGCCCGGTAAGAACCCCGTCTTTTTTGGCGGGGTTTTGCTTTTTTGCGCAGAAGAAAGGAGTCTGCCCGGATCATGACCGCACCATCCATCACCCTTACCCGTCTGGACGTGCAACGTCTGGAGCAGCTGATCGACAGATTGCCTGAAGGCACCCGCGGCGTTGATGAGTTGCAAACCGAACTGGACCGCGCCGAAACGCTGGTGAGCCACGATGACGTGCCCGCCGACGTCGTCACCATGAACTCCCGCGTGCACTGCCGCGAGGAAGGCAGCGGCAAGGACTATCACCTGACCCTGGTGTATCCGAAGCACGCCAATGCCGACGAAGGCAAGATCTCGATCCTGGCGCCGGTGGGCAGCGCGCTGCTGGGCCTCAAGGTCGGCCAGCACATCGACTGGCCGGCGCCGGGCGGCAAGACCCTGAAGCTGACCCTGCTGGAAGTCGAATCGCAGCCGGCCAACGG
This Pseudomonas ekonensis DNA region includes the following protein-coding sequences:
- the lysA gene encoding diaminopimelate decarboxylase; the encoded protein is MDAFNYRGGELFAEGVALSAVADRFGTPTYVYSRAHIEARYRAYADALAGMPHLVCFAVKANSNLGVLNVLARLGAGFDIVSRGELERVLAAGGSADKIVFSGVGKTRDDMRRALEVGVHCFNIESTDELERLQAVAAELGVRAPVSLRVNPDVDAGTHPYISTGLKENKFGIAIADAEDVYVRAAHLPNLDVIGVDCHIGSQLTTLAPFLDALDRVLDLVDRLGDCGIHLHHIDLGGGLGVRYRDEEPPLAGDYVKAVRERLAGRDLALMFEPGRYIVANAGVLLTRVEYLKHTGHKDFAIVDAAMNDLIRPALYEAWMDIAAVRPRDTAARTYDVVGPICETGDFLAKERELALEEGDLLAVHSAGAYGFVMSSNYNTRGRAAEVLVDGDSVFEVRRRETVAELYAGESLLPE
- the lptM gene encoding LPS translocon maturation chaperone LptM, translated to MKRLISSLAALVAVACLVSACGQKGPLYLPDEDQDPTEQAKSSQHQPASKAHKHDVY
- the cyaY gene encoding iron donor protein CyaY: MSLSEARFHDLVDATQQALEDIFDDSGLDLDMENSAGVLTVKFDNGSQLIFSRQEPLRQLWLADRSGGFHFDYDEQAGKWVCEKTEELLGEMLERIVWERAGEKLDFDEI
- a CDS encoding DUF1289 domain-containing protein — translated: MSTEIRPAKPLYSNVSPAVPSPCSGVCRLDEQKVCLGCFRHVEDIREWRSADDERRRAICAQAVARKARA
- the rnk gene encoding nucleoside diphosphate kinase regulator, whose translation is MTAPSITLTRLDVQRLEQLIDRLPEGTRGVDELQTELDRAETLVSHDDVPADVVTMNSRVHCREEGSGKDYHLTLVYPKHANADEGKISILAPVGSALLGLKVGQHIDWPAPGGKTLKLTLLEVESQPANGGDFPV